In a genomic window of Paraburkholderia acidiphila:
- a CDS encoding AMP-binding protein, whose amino-acid sequence MSKAPWLASYGEIPATINPDLHPSLAHLFEEAMREHAHRPALRAGDATLSYADVDRLSRSFAAYLQHAGVKKGDRVAVMLPNLLAFPIALIGIVRAGAVQVNVNPLYTPRELQHQLVDSGAQTLVVFDGALPTFEAIKANTAVQTVLSVAASDCAGSERDPHPGSFAAALAQGATLPFEAPTLCGDDALFLQYTGGTTGLSKGALLTHRNLVANVEQFKTFMPGFMTPGEEVVVTALPLYHIFALTVNLIVYFSIGAQNWLVANARNLDGLIDVFKAARPTSFMGVNTLYAGLVAHPRIGEVDFSRLRLAGGGGAAVISTVSERWQAITGGFIREGYGLSETSPVVSFNPGSVDRFTGTTGLPVPSTDVKLMNDGVEAAPGEPGEICAKGPQVMQGYWNQPEATRAAFTDDGYFRTGDVGMFDAQGFLRIVDRSKDMILVSGFNVYPNEIEAVVTALPGVAECACVGVADERSGEAVRVFVVLAREAVLSEEAVIAHCRAQLAAYKVPRVVSFVEALPKSTVGKILRRELRDAG is encoded by the coding sequence GTGTCGAAAGCCCCCTGGCTCGCCAGCTACGGCGAAATTCCCGCTACCATCAATCCCGATCTGCATCCGTCGCTCGCGCATCTGTTCGAAGAAGCGATGCGCGAACATGCGCACCGGCCGGCATTGCGCGCGGGGGATGCCACGCTCAGCTACGCGGACGTCGATCGTCTCTCGCGCAGTTTCGCGGCGTATTTGCAGCACGCGGGCGTGAAGAAGGGCGACCGCGTCGCCGTGATGTTGCCGAACCTGCTCGCGTTTCCCATTGCGCTGATCGGCATCGTGCGCGCCGGGGCGGTGCAGGTGAACGTGAATCCGCTTTATACGCCGCGCGAACTTCAGCATCAGCTCGTGGATTCCGGCGCGCAAACGCTCGTGGTGTTCGACGGCGCGCTGCCGACTTTCGAGGCGATCAAGGCGAATACCGCCGTGCAAACCGTGTTGAGCGTGGCCGCAAGCGATTGCGCGGGCAGCGAGCGCGATCCGCATCCGGGCTCGTTTGCTGCGGCGCTCGCGCAAGGCGCAACGTTGCCGTTCGAAGCCCCCACGCTGTGCGGCGACGACGCGCTCTTCCTGCAATACACGGGCGGCACGACCGGGCTTTCCAAGGGCGCGCTGCTCACGCATCGCAACCTCGTCGCCAACGTCGAGCAGTTCAAGACCTTCATGCCGGGTTTCATGACGCCGGGCGAAGAAGTGGTCGTGACCGCGTTGCCGCTTTATCACATCTTCGCGTTGACGGTGAATCTCATCGTCTATTTTTCGATTGGCGCGCAGAACTGGCTCGTTGCGAACGCACGCAATCTCGATGGCCTGATCGATGTGTTCAAGGCCGCGCGGCCCACGAGTTTCATGGGCGTGAATACGCTCTATGCCGGGCTGGTTGCGCATCCGCGCATCGGCGAGGTCGATTTTTCGCGGCTGCGGCTCGCGGGCGGTGGCGGCGCGGCGGTCATTTCCACGGTGTCCGAGCGCTGGCAGGCGATTACCGGCGGGTTCATCCGCGAAGGCTATGGGCTTTCGGAGACGAGCCCCGTGGTGTCGTTCAATCCGGGGAGCGTCGACCGCTTCACGGGTACGACGGGGCTGCCTGTGCCCTCCACCGACGTCAAGCTGATGAACGACGGCGTCGAGGCAGCGCCTGGTGAGCCCGGCGAGATCTGCGCGAAGGGCCCCCAGGTGATGCAGGGCTACTGGAACCAGCCCGAAGCCACGCGTGCCGCCTTTACGGACGATGGCTATTTCCGCACCGGCGACGTGGGCATGTTCGACGCGCAAGGCTTTCTGCGCATCGTCGATCGCTCGAAGGACATGATCCTCGTGTCGGGCTTCAACGTGTATCCGAACGAAATCGAGGCGGTCGTGACCGCGCTGCCGGGGGTGGCCGAATGCGCGTGCGTGGGCGTGGCTGACGAACGAAGCGGCGAGGCCGTACGTGTGTTCGTGGTGCTCGCGCGTGAAGCGGTGCTGAGCGAGGAAGCGGTGATCGCACATTGCCGCGCGCAACTCGCGGCGTACAAGGTGCCGCGCGTGGTGAGCTTCGTGGAGGCGCTGCCGAAGTCAACGGTAGGGAAGATCTTGCGGCGCGAGCTGCGCGACGCGGGGTGA
- a CDS encoding inorganic phosphate transporter produces MPDIPLSPSRAPSARRRGIGIALFLAIIAAGAIYVIDHLVVDLRAVRESSALPFILLGLALIIALGFEFVNGFHDTANAVATVIYTNSLDPHLAVVWSGAWNFIGVLVSSGAVAFGILQLLPVELILQVGSGAGFAMVFALLIAAIVWNLGTWYLGLPSSSSHTLVGSIIGVGIMNQFISGPSGTSGVDWDQALGVGKALLFSPVVGFVMAALLLLVLKLLVRVPALYAEPKANQPPPLWIRTLLILTCTGVSFAHGSNDGQKGMGLIMLILIGVVPTAYALNKAVTPEQTTAFVVVAREASTTLGRYANGAPPENARAEVEAFVRTRKLTPATLPALRQLTDTIGDQVALSGSMATVPDAIVDNVRNNMYVASEAIRLMQKAKSPPMSPADAKVLDSFRQQMDHSTKFIPTWVKVAVAVALGLGTMVGWKRIVVTVGEKIGKQHLTYGQGASAEAVAMITIGMADVYGLPVSTTHVLASGVAGTMAANGSGLQWATVRNLVLAWVLTLPASIALAAGLYWIFRQVL; encoded by the coding sequence ATGCCGGACATACCGTTGTCCCCCTCCCGCGCGCCGAGCGCACGCCGCCGCGGCATTGGCATCGCCTTATTTCTCGCCATCATCGCCGCCGGGGCGATCTATGTCATCGATCATCTCGTCGTCGACTTGCGCGCCGTGCGCGAGAGTTCGGCGCTGCCTTTCATCCTGCTCGGGCTTGCGCTCATCATCGCGCTCGGCTTCGAGTTCGTGAACGGCTTTCACGACACCGCCAACGCCGTCGCCACCGTCATCTATACGAACTCACTCGACCCGCATCTCGCCGTGGTCTGGTCGGGCGCGTGGAATTTCATCGGCGTGCTCGTTTCGAGCGGCGCGGTCGCGTTCGGCATCCTGCAACTGCTGCCGGTGGAACTCATCCTTCAGGTCGGCAGCGGTGCGGGCTTCGCCATGGTGTTCGCGCTTCTGATCGCCGCCATCGTCTGGAATCTCGGCACGTGGTATCTCGGGCTGCCTTCATCCAGTTCGCATACGCTCGTGGGCTCGATCATCGGCGTAGGCATCATGAACCAGTTCATCAGCGGGCCTTCGGGCACGAGCGGCGTGGACTGGGACCAGGCGCTAGGCGTAGGCAAGGCGCTGCTGTTCTCGCCCGTGGTCGGCTTCGTCATGGCCGCGCTGCTGCTGCTCGTGCTCAAGCTGCTCGTGCGCGTGCCCGCGCTCTATGCCGAGCCCAAGGCCAACCAGCCGCCGCCGCTGTGGATCCGCACGCTGCTCATCCTGACCTGCACCGGCGTGTCGTTTGCCCACGGCTCGAACGACGGGCAGAAAGGCATGGGCCTCATCATGCTGATCCTGATCGGCGTCGTGCCGACCGCCTATGCGCTGAACAAGGCCGTGACGCCCGAGCAAACCACGGCGTTCGTGGTCGTGGCGCGCGAAGCGTCAACAACGCTCGGCCGCTACGCAAACGGCGCGCCGCCCGAGAACGCCCGCGCCGAGGTCGAGGCGTTCGTGCGCACGCGCAAGCTCACGCCTGCCACGCTGCCTGCGCTGCGCCAGCTCACCGACACCATCGGCGACCAGGTGGCGTTGTCCGGCTCGATGGCGACGGTGCCCGACGCGATCGTCGACAACGTGCGCAACAACATGTACGTCGCGAGCGAGGCGATCCGGCTGATGCAGAAGGCGAAGTCGCCGCCGATGTCACCCGCGGACGCCAAAGTGCTCGACAGCTTCCGCCAGCAGATGGACCACTCGACCAAGTTCATTCCCACTTGGGTGAAGGTGGCGGTGGCCGTGGCGCTCGGTCTCGGCACGATGGTGGGCTGGAAGCGCATTGTCGTGACGGTTGGCGAAAAGATCGGCAAGCAGCATCTCACGTATGGCCAGGGTGCCTCGGCCGAAGCGGTGGCCATGATCACCATTGGCATGGCCGATGTCTACGGATTGCCGGTGTCGACCACGCACGTGCTCGCCTCGGGCGTGGCCGGCACGATGGCCGCGAACGGCTCGGGCCTGCAGTGGGCGACCGTGCGCAATCTCGTGCTTGCGTGGGTACTTACGTTGCCGGCTTCCATTGCGCTGGCTGCGGGTCTCTACTGGATTTTCCGGCAGGTGCTCTGA
- the aliA gene encoding cyclohexanecarboxylate-CoA ligase: MEFDAVLIGPRRAREEARRWWPGRTISDELDACVAQCPAKIALTAVRIEDGETTRFTYAQMARMADRIAVGLARLGVAKGDVVSMQLPNCWQFTLLYLACSRIGAVLNPLMPIFRERELTFMLNHSASRVMIVPQRYRGFDYEVMLGALQPELPDLQHVVVVGATDHGRPARHSFEALLSGPRWEEASDAEAILTRNRPGPDDVTQLLYTSGTTGEPKGGMHTANTLFSNILPYAQTMRLGRDDVVLMASPMAHQTGFMYGLMMPIALRASAVLQDVWQPEAALALIAQERATFTMASTAFLGDIANAAIAAGTHAPTLRTFLCAGAPIPGALVERARLALGAKIVSAWGMTELGAVTLTGLDDDDERASTTDGVPLPGVEVKVVDENDFALPPNVAGRLFVRACSGFGGYLKRAHLNATDAEGWFDTGDLATIDERGYIRICGRSKDVIIRGGENIPVVEIESLLYRHPAVAQVAIVAYADERLGERACAVVVAKPGEAVDLPSLVSFLKSHKVAVQYLPERLALLDAMPTTPAGKVQKFRLREMLREADVRAPAGKSSRDPQPAQWKPAT, encoded by the coding sequence ATGGAGTTCGACGCGGTACTGATCGGGCCGCGCCGCGCGCGGGAGGAGGCACGGCGCTGGTGGCCCGGGCGCACCATCAGCGACGAACTGGACGCCTGCGTGGCGCAATGTCCGGCGAAGATCGCGCTCACTGCCGTACGAATCGAAGACGGGGAGACCACGCGCTTCACCTACGCGCAGATGGCGCGCATGGCGGACCGCATTGCCGTGGGCCTGGCGCGGCTGGGTGTCGCGAAGGGCGACGTGGTCTCGATGCAACTGCCCAATTGCTGGCAATTCACGCTGCTCTATCTCGCATGTTCGCGCATTGGCGCGGTGCTGAATCCTCTGATGCCGATCTTTCGCGAGCGCGAGCTGACTTTTATGCTCAACCATAGCGCCAGCCGGGTGATGATCGTGCCGCAGCGCTATCGCGGTTTCGATTACGAAGTCATGTTGGGTGCGCTGCAGCCCGAGCTACCCGACTTGCAGCACGTGGTAGTTGTGGGCGCAACGGATCATGGAAGGCCGGCGCGGCACAGCTTCGAAGCGCTCCTGAGCGGCCCGCGTTGGGAGGAAGCGAGCGACGCCGAAGCCATCCTCACGCGCAATCGCCCAGGCCCCGACGACGTGACGCAATTGCTCTACACCTCCGGCACGACGGGCGAGCCCAAGGGGGGGATGCACACGGCGAACACGCTGTTTTCGAACATCCTTCCTTATGCGCAGACGATGCGTCTCGGTCGCGACGACGTCGTGCTGATGGCTTCGCCGATGGCGCATCAAACCGGCTTCATGTACGGGCTGATGATGCCGATCGCATTGCGGGCCAGCGCCGTTCTGCAGGACGTATGGCAGCCGGAGGCCGCGCTCGCCCTGATCGCGCAGGAGCGCGCGACGTTCACGATGGCTTCCACGGCGTTCCTGGGAGACATCGCAAACGCGGCCATCGCGGCGGGAACGCACGCGCCGACGCTGCGCACGTTCTTGTGCGCCGGCGCGCCGATTCCCGGCGCACTGGTCGAGCGCGCACGCTTGGCACTGGGCGCGAAGATCGTTTCCGCGTGGGGCATGACGGAACTGGGTGCGGTGACGCTCACCGGTCTGGACGACGATGACGAGCGCGCATCCACGACCGATGGCGTGCCGCTGCCGGGCGTGGAAGTGAAGGTCGTGGACGAGAACGACTTCGCGCTGCCGCCGAACGTAGCGGGGCGGCTTTTCGTGCGCGCCTGCTCGGGTTTTGGCGGCTACCTCAAGCGCGCGCACCTTAACGCTACTGATGCCGAAGGCTGGTTCGACACCGGCGACCTCGCGACTATCGACGAGCGCGGCTACATCCGTATCTGCGGTCGCAGCAAGGACGTGATCATTCGCGGCGGCGAGAACATTCCCGTGGTCGAGATCGAGTCGCTGCTCTACCGGCACCCCGCGGTGGCGCAAGTGGCGATCGTCGCGTATGCGGACGAGCGGCTGGGCGAGCGCGCCTGCGCCGTGGTGGTGGCGAAGCCTGGCGAGGCTGTCGATCTGCCTTCGCTCGTCAGTTTCCTCAAGTCGCACAAGGTTGCCGTGCAGTATTTGCCAGAACGCCTGGCGCTGCTCGACGCCATGCCGACGACGCCCGCAGGCAAGGTGCAGAAGTTCCGTTTGCGCGAGATGCTGCGTGAAGCCGATGTCAGAGCACCTGCCGGAAAATCCAGTAGAGACCCGCAGCCAGCGCAATGGAAGCCGGCAACGTAA
- the aliB gene encoding cyclohexanecarboxyl-CoA dehydrogenase, which produces MNPYIDEDLAALGEHARRFAQGRVAPGFIERDATRVLDRGLMREMGEMGFIAPELPEQYGGQGLGCLAAGVIHEEIARADLSLSYINLLASLNGQILAKHAAPVIARPWLERLTQGRALLAIALTEPRGGSDAASLRLKMERVGDHYVLNGEKTSISAADQADAAVVFARTGSVEDGARGVSAIFVPMDLPGVTRNRFDCHGQRAIGRGSIFFENVRVPVDHLLGEEGKGFVQVMQGFDFSRALIGLQVLAVANVSLEETWAYVAQREAFGKPLSAFQGVSHPLAEYATQVEAARLLCLQTLWLKDRGLPHTAEAAMCKWWGPKLAYDVVHQCLLSFGHGGYDRGPLEQRLRDVLGFQIGDGTAQIMKTIIARSNAGRDAVPA; this is translated from the coding sequence ATGAACCCGTATATCGACGAAGACCTCGCCGCGCTCGGCGAACACGCACGGCGCTTCGCACAGGGGCGCGTGGCGCCTGGCTTCATCGAACGCGACGCCACGCGCGTGCTCGATCGCGGCCTGATGCGCGAAATGGGCGAGATGGGCTTCATCGCGCCGGAATTGCCTGAGCAGTATGGCGGCCAGGGCCTGGGCTGCCTTGCAGCGGGCGTGATCCACGAGGAAATTGCGCGCGCCGATCTGAGCCTCTCATACATCAACCTGCTTGCCTCGCTCAACGGGCAGATTCTCGCCAAGCACGCAGCGCCGGTGATTGCGCGCCCGTGGCTCGAGCGGCTCACGCAGGGCCGCGCGCTGCTTGCGATTGCGCTCACGGAGCCGCGCGGCGGCTCGGACGCCGCGAGCCTGCGACTGAAGATGGAGCGCGTGGGCGACCACTACGTCCTCAACGGCGAGAAGACCTCGATTTCCGCCGCCGACCAGGCCGACGCCGCCGTGGTGTTCGCGCGCACCGGCAGCGTGGAAGACGGCGCGCGCGGCGTGTCGGCCATTTTCGTGCCGATGGATTTGCCGGGCGTCACGCGCAATCGCTTCGACTGCCACGGGCAGCGCGCGATTGGACGCGGCTCGATCTTCTTCGAGAACGTGCGCGTGCCGGTGGATCATCTGCTGGGCGAAGAAGGCAAGGGCTTTGTTCAGGTCATGCAGGGCTTTGACTTCTCGCGCGCGCTCATCGGCCTACAGGTGCTCGCCGTGGCGAACGTTAGCCTCGAGGAAACCTGGGCCTACGTTGCGCAGCGCGAAGCCTTTGGCAAGCCGCTTTCGGCGTTCCAGGGCGTGTCGCATCCGCTGGCCGAATACGCAACCCAGGTGGAGGCGGCGCGCCTGTTGTGCCTGCAAACGCTGTGGCTCAAGGACCGTGGTCTGCCTCATACGGCCGAGGCCGCCATGTGCAAGTGGTGGGGACCCAAGCTCGCCTACGACGTGGTGCATCAATGCCTGCTTTCGTTCGGGCACGGCGGCTACGACCGTGGGCCGCTCGAACAGCGCCTGCGCGACGTCCTGGGCTTCCAGATCGGCGACGGCACGGCCCAGATCATGAAGACCATCATCGCGCGCTCAAACGCGGGCCGCGACGCGGTGCCGGCATGA
- the badI gene encoding 2-ketocyclohexanecarboxyl-CoA hydrolase: MNYEDILYEVRNGAAWITINRPEKMNAFRGRTCDELIHAINKAGYDREIGAIVLAGAGDKAFCTGGDQSAHSGQYDGRGTIGLPMEELHAVIRDVPKPVIARVQGYAVGGGNVLCTICDFTIASEKAVFGQVGPKVGSVDPGYGTAFLARVVGEKKAREIWYLCRRYPAAEALAMGLVNAVVPHDQLDAEVQKWCDEIMEKSPTAIAIAKRSFNMDTAHQAGIAGMGMYALKLYYDTEESREGVRAFQEKRKPEFRKYAK; the protein is encoded by the coding sequence ATGAACTACGAAGACATTCTCTACGAAGTGCGCAACGGCGCGGCATGGATCACCATCAACCGGCCCGAGAAGATGAACGCGTTTCGCGGCCGCACCTGCGACGAACTGATTCACGCGATCAACAAGGCGGGCTACGACCGCGAGATCGGCGCGATCGTCCTGGCCGGTGCGGGCGACAAGGCGTTCTGCACGGGCGGCGACCAGTCCGCGCACTCGGGCCAGTACGACGGCCGCGGCACGATAGGCCTGCCGATGGAGGAACTGCACGCCGTGATTCGCGACGTGCCCAAACCCGTGATCGCCCGCGTGCAGGGCTATGCGGTGGGTGGCGGCAACGTGCTGTGCACGATCTGCGATTTCACCATTGCTTCGGAGAAGGCCGTGTTCGGGCAGGTGGGGCCGAAGGTCGGCTCCGTCGATCCGGGTTACGGCACAGCATTCCTTGCACGCGTGGTCGGCGAGAAGAAGGCGCGTGAAATCTGGTATCTGTGCCGCCGCTATCCCGCCGCAGAAGCGCTGGCCATGGGCCTCGTGAACGCGGTCGTGCCGCACGATCAACTCGACGCGGAAGTGCAGAAGTGGTGCGACGAAATCATGGAAAAGAGCCCCACGGCCATCGCGATCGCCAAGCGCTCGTTCAACATGGATACGGCGCATCAGGCCGGTATTGCGGGCATGGGTATGTATGCACTGAAGCTCTACTACGACACGGAAGAATCGCGCGAGGGCGTGCGCGCGTTCCAGGAAAAGCGCAAGCCCGAATTTCGCAAGTACGCAAAATAA
- the badH gene encoding 2-hydroxycyclohexanecarboxyl-CoA dehydrogenase — MRKLEGKTVVVTGGGGGIGGATCRRFAAEGARVAVLDLSLEAALKVAEDIREKGGAALALRCDITNRSEVEAALQQVQAQLGPVDVLVNNAGWDVFRPFTKTEPAQWEKLIAINLTGALHMHHAVLPGMVERKRGRIINIASDAARVGSSGEAVYAACKGGLVAFSKTIAREHARHGITVNVVCPGPTDTALFAEYKEGAGNPEKLLEAFQRSIPLGRIGQPDDFPGAIVFFASDDANYITGQVLSVSGGLTMAG; from the coding sequence GTGCGAAAGCTCGAAGGCAAGACGGTGGTGGTGACGGGCGGCGGAGGCGGCATCGGCGGGGCGACCTGCCGGCGCTTTGCGGCCGAGGGCGCGCGTGTGGCGGTGCTGGATCTGTCGCTCGAAGCGGCGCTGAAGGTGGCTGAGGATATCCGCGAGAAGGGCGGTGCGGCGCTGGCGCTGCGTTGCGACATCACGAACCGCTCGGAAGTGGAGGCGGCGCTCCAGCAAGTGCAAGCGCAGCTCGGCCCCGTGGATGTGCTGGTGAACAACGCGGGCTGGGACGTTTTCCGTCCATTTACGAAGACCGAACCCGCGCAGTGGGAGAAACTCATCGCCATCAATCTCACGGGCGCGTTGCATATGCATCACGCGGTGCTGCCCGGCATGGTGGAGCGCAAGCGCGGACGCATTATCAACATCGCCTCGGATGCTGCGCGCGTGGGCTCGTCGGGCGAAGCGGTCTACGCGGCGTGCAAGGGCGGCCTCGTGGCGTTCTCGAAGACGATCGCACGTGAGCACGCGCGCCACGGCATCACCGTGAACGTGGTGTGCCCGGGTCCGACCGACACTGCACTCTTCGCCGAATACAAGGAAGGCGCGGGCAACCCCGAGAAGCTGCTCGAAGCGTTCCAGCGCTCGATTCCGCTCGGCCGCATTGGCCAGCCTGACGATTTTCCCGGCGCAATCGTGTTCTTCGCGAGCGACGACGCGAACTACATCACGGGACAGGTGTTGAGCGTATCGGGCGGTCTGACCATGGCGGGCTAA
- a CDS encoding MarR family transcriptional regulator — MLHKTGTRAVEAEGLTTQQWAVLGALSRPEAQPGMSVGDLARYLMVSRQNLSGLISRMERDGHVTTQADARDRRSRLVCMTEPGRKLWVAQATPKIEAYYEAVLDNFSSDDMTHTLHYLLKLLDNMKRVDERERTADDDDA, encoded by the coding sequence ATGTTGCATAAAACCGGTACGCGCGCGGTGGAGGCCGAGGGCTTGACCACGCAGCAATGGGCTGTGCTCGGCGCGCTTTCGCGCCCGGAAGCGCAGCCGGGCATGAGCGTGGGCGATCTCGCGCGCTATCTGATGGTGAGCCGCCAGAATCTCTCGGGCCTGATCAGCCGGATGGAACGCGACGGCCACGTGACGACCCAGGCGGATGCGCGCGATCGCCGCTCGCGTCTCGTCTGCATGACCGAGCCGGGCCGCAAGCTGTGGGTTGCGCAGGCCACGCCGAAAATCGAGGCGTACTACGAAGCCGTGCTGGACAATTTTTCGTCCGACGACATGACGCACACGCTGCACTATCTGCTGAAGCTGCTCGATAACATGAAGCGCGTGGACGAACGGGAGCGTACAGCGGACGACGACGATGCGTGA
- a CDS encoding DHCW motif cupin fold protein, whose translation MKMAAFRFGTTDWSRVEPTQHKGETGMASWRTRFFGDEANPIRVRMVEYSAGYLADHWCKKGHILFCLEGELETTLDDGRKFVLTPGMSYEVGDNAEAHQSYTRTGAKLFVVD comes from the coding sequence ATGAAAATGGCTGCATTTCGCTTCGGCACCACCGACTGGTCCCGCGTCGAGCCCACGCAGCACAAAGGGGAAACGGGCATGGCCAGCTGGCGCACGCGTTTTTTCGGCGACGAAGCCAACCCGATCCGCGTGCGCATGGTCGAATACTCGGCTGGCTACCTCGCGGATCACTGGTGCAAGAAGGGGCACATTCTGTTCTGCCTCGAAGGCGAACTCGAAACGACGCTCGACGACGGGCGCAAGTTCGTCCTCACACCCGGCATGAGCTATGAGGTGGGAGACAACGCCGAGGCGCACCAGTCGTACACGCGCACGGGCGCGAAACTCTTCGTCGTCGATTGA
- a CDS encoding J domain-containing protein yields the protein MPGRDYRPVDYDRLYYRLDLEPGASEADIKHHYRHLAQILHPDKWRHPTAASMRWADDQFKRVKEARELLEAYWSVHHAPPVSRAALSVAQAEELHAQMQSLLAQRERVRAELDGMRAERTRTLDEIQRMRTERDSLHGELTALRDEADAGQPGEQDAGEPQAVDVQARSGVRDFLFAKFDDPSRGWLLTLSASVFACLVIYVIAHWIVGLLFAPIARFEIGRWLAHILRWALVAGGVVLTFGWGWSQRTLYRAGRAGREHPVALPGDETRRRVSAALRHEAHYGAEWSIESYEAAPDETQFALRAVMRFSPGSQAGARRQVVSFRCRAHTTGAAQTALAYDFSVAAPTWWLVPAARVVRDLRKRLDADLGAPR from the coding sequence ACCGCCTCTACTACCGGCTCGATCTGGAGCCGGGGGCGAGCGAGGCGGACATCAAGCATCACTATCGCCATCTCGCGCAGATCCTGCATCCCGACAAATGGCGGCACCCCACGGCCGCCTCGATGCGCTGGGCCGACGATCAGTTCAAGCGCGTCAAGGAGGCGCGCGAGCTGCTCGAGGCCTATTGGTCCGTGCATCATGCGCCGCCGGTGAGCCGTGCCGCGCTGAGCGTCGCGCAGGCCGAGGAGCTGCACGCGCAAATGCAATCGCTGCTGGCGCAGCGCGAACGCGTGCGCGCCGAACTGGACGGGATGCGCGCCGAACGCACGCGTACCCTCGACGAAATCCAGCGCATGCGGACCGAACGCGACTCGCTGCACGGCGAGCTCACGGCGTTGCGCGACGAAGCGGATGCCGGGCAGCCAGGCGAGCAGGACGCAGGCGAACCACAAGCCGTTGACGTCCAGGCGCGTTCAGGCGTGCGTGATTTCCTGTTTGCGAAATTCGACGATCCTTCGCGGGGCTGGCTGCTGACGCTTTCCGCGAGCGTGTTCGCGTGCCTCGTGATTTATGTGATCGCGCATTGGATCGTGGGCCTGCTGTTCGCGCCCATCGCGCGCTTCGAGATCGGCCGCTGGCTCGCCCATATTCTGCGGTGGGCGCTCGTGGCGGGCGGCGTGGTGCTCACGTTCGGCTGGGGCTGGTCGCAGCGCACGCTATACCGCGCCGGGCGTGCCGGGCGCGAGCACCCTGTGGCCTTGCCCGGCGACGAAACGCGCCGGCGCGTGAGCGCGGCGCTGCGTCACGAGGCGCACTACGGCGCTGAGTGGAGCATCGAATCGTACGAGGCTGCGCCTGACGAGACGCAATTCGCGCTGCGTGCGGTCATGCGCTTCTCGCCGGGCTCCCAGGCTGGCGCACGGCGCCAGGTGGTGTCGTTCCGGTGCCGGGCGCACACGACCGGCGCCGCGCAAACGGCGCTCGCGTATGACTTCTCCGTGGCGGCGCCCACGTGGTGGCTCGTGCCGGCCGCCCGCGTGGTGCGCGACTTGCGCAAGCGGCTCGACGCCGATCTCGGCGCGCCGCGCTGA